From Clostridia bacterium:
AATCGTATACAATGGGGGTTCTTATTGAAGAACTCTTTGAGAAGGCACAAGGAGACGCACTTATTGTATTGGCGGATCCCATGGGAATCTTCCACACAATGACTTTGCCAAATGACGACCAGATTCACGAACTTTATCGATGGGGGTTGACTGAAAAGGGCTTTCCTATACGTTTGCTGGTTCCAGGTAACCCTATACGGCGGTATGGCGACGAAGAGATCGTTGATCTCTTACGGCAACGAGGAGTTGATGTCCAATCGTTGCGCATAAACCCTGCAGACTTATCTCCTGATGCTTGGTGTTCTTTATTTAACCTTAATGTGAACGACTTGATGGGGATCGCCCTTTACCGTGCAGTTTCCAACTTGCAGGAGAAAGGTGATTTTTTCTCTGTTGCTGATCTAGAGCGATCAGTCGAAAGGGATCCTAGGGCGCAGGAGAAGACGAAGGAGGCGTTACTTAACAGGTTAAATATTGCCTCCAAGTGGGGCATTTTCGAAGACAACAGCAGTTATGCTGAAGAAAACATATTCGCTTCAAATGCAATTAATGTTCTTGACCTCAGCGTGATTGATCCCGGATCGCACGGATTGCGCAACCTGATAGTCGATATTGTTGCTCGTAATCTCTTCTCGATTAGAACCAAGGCCAGGCGGAAGGAAGAATTTGGTCTAAGCGCTGAGCTCCCGAGGGTTTGGCTAGCCATGGACGAAGCTCACCAGTTCGTGCCGCAATCGGGACCGTCATTATGTAAGGAGATTCTTATACGGTGGGTAAAAGAGGGACGTCAACCTGGACTTGGGCTCATCGCTGCCACGCAACAGCCATCTGCGATTGACTCCGAGCTGCTATCACAGTGCGACTTGATTTTATCTCACAAGATTACGGCCATAGACGACATTCAATCCCTTAACCGCTTGAGCGCCACCTACATGGGTGGCGAACTAAAGACTTTTGTGCGCAGTCTTAATCGACGTGGTGAGGCAATTCTTGTTGACGATGAGCGGGAAAGCGTTTGCCGGATCGCTATCCGGCCAAGGCGAAGCAGGCATGGTGGCGGAGAGTCTACTGAACAGAAGATAAAGCGTTCGCTGTTTTAGCAAGGGCTGTGATGGGTATGGCTAATGGAGTAGCCAAGGAGGAACTTGCAAAGGAATTCGACGAGACAAAGGAACTAATTGATCTTCTAAATGACGACAATTTAGTCGATATCGAGTCTCTTTTGGACAACATAGATTTCCGGGATAAGGACCGTTATATGAATGCTCCGGTCCGGCTTAAACTTCCTAATGAACTAGCCGTACAACCGGGGGTGAAAGTCTTTGTTGACCAAGTTAGCGGTTTGCCAAGGCTTAATTTCCGAGGACAACGAGACGCAAAGGCCAAGATTGAAAATGGAGACCGCCAGGCATTAGAAGAACTGATTATTACCGGGCTTCCATGGATCTTTAGGATTGCAGAAAAATACGGGAAAGCTTGCCCGTATGAATTCCTTGACTATGTCCAGGAGGGCGTTTTCGGCCTGGTCGAGGCAATCCGCCGATGGGATCCTGAGAAGGGCGCTCTTGCAACGTATGCCGCCTCTTGGATTAATCAGAGAATCAGTCGCT
This genomic window contains:
- a CDS encoding ATP-binding protein, which gives rise to MSWRCEHGRVFCPITSSIWLAWIKEATSSLAQRVLLRIGKDIETNEEVIIEGDRSRVVFICGKRGSGKSYTMGVLIEELFEKAQGDALIVLADPMGIFHTMTLPNDDQIHELYRWGLTEKGFPIRLLVPGNPIRRYGDEEIVDLLRQRGVDVQSLRINPADLSPDAWCSLFNLNVNDLMGIALYRAVSNLQEKGDFFSVADLERSVERDPRAQEKTKEALLNRLNIASKWGIFEDNSSYAEENIFASNAINVLDLSVIDPGSHGLRNLIVDIVARNLFSIRTKARRKEEFGLSAELPRVWLAMDEAHQFVPQSGPSLCKEILIRWVKEGRQPGLGLIAATQQPSAIDSELLSQCDLILSHKITAIDDIQSLNRLSATYMGGELKTFVRSLNRRGEAILVDDERESVCRIAIRPRRSRHGGGESTEQKIKRSLF